A window of the Gossypium arboreum isolate Shixiya-1 chromosome 2, ASM2569848v2, whole genome shotgun sequence genome harbors these coding sequences:
- the LOC108466758 gene encoding probable calcium-binding protein CML44 has product MSPLSKNDLRRIFEKLDKNGDGLVSLKELNWLLERIGVQFSLEELESLVGKPCLGFEEFLFFYDSISNHSTKIEAAIDDEEEEEIMMVHGGGDDDDGGHGDCDLAKAFKVFDLNGDGFISCEELQSVLVRLGLWDEKKGKDCRNMICFYDTNLDGMIDFEEFKNMMLRTVS; this is encoded by the coding sequence ATGTCTCCCCTTAGCAAGAACGACTTGCGACGGATTTTCGAGAAGCTTGACAAGAATGGGGATGGCTTGGTTAGCCTGAAGGAGCTTAATTGGTTGCTTGAGAGAATCGGAGTCCAGTTTAGCCTTGAAGAATTGGAGTCCTTAGTGGGAAAACCTTGTCTTGGCTTTGAAGAATTCTTGTTCTTCTATGATTCCATCTCCAACCACAGCACCAAGATTGAGGCAGCCATTGATGATGAGGAGGAAGAAGAAATAATGATGGTTCATGGTGgcggtgatgatgatgatggtggtCATGGAGACTGTGACCTTGCCAAGGCATTCAAGGTGTTTGACTTGAATGGTGATGGCTTCATTTCATGTGAGGAGCTTCAAAGCGTGTTGGTAAGACTTGGCTTATGGGATGAAAAGAAAGGCAAAGATTGCAGGAACATGATTTGCTTCTATGACACCAACTTGGATGGCATGATTGATTTTGAAGAATTCAAAAACATGATGCTACGTACCGTTTCTTAA